From one Vibrio neonatus genomic stretch:
- the yccS gene encoding YccS family putative transporter, whose translation MSANTLLTFRQIWASKTINYSLLILVTMLGVVVPCWYMEQYTAITPLVLGVIAAALAETDDNFWGRFKALVLTFICFAIASLSIEILYPYPLFFGIGLFFSTFGFIMLGAIGSRYASIAFGSLLIAIYTMLGASESSSIFTQPIMLLTGAAWYYFLSLLWQSFWPMQPVQLSLAQTFQQLSFYLNAKSSRFHPSIGNHSQPMRLEEARLNANIVEALELCRHTFIKRSKKGHVNGPNDRFLRIYFLAQDIHERLSSSHYRYHDFAAHFERSDVLFRFKHLLQTYAQECQQIAEATRLNQPYVRSENSVFALDELQGAMTHLKQQNNPNWQQPLRQLQYLFDNLCTVDRLLNNINNPNAQPNDNVLDDKTAYTAKQMWQRIRDNISPSSILFRHAARMSIALTLGYTIIELFSIDHGFWILLTTLFVCQPNFSSTKQKLFHRISGTFAGLIIGVIMLTFIPDVQGQLFVIVLSSVLFFAFRLQNYAYATAVITVLVLFLFSQLGAGYAVILPRLVDTLIGSILAVGAVYFIMPDWQAKKIPSLMANSIAANDRYLGQIIAQYRVGKTDDLTYRIARRAAHSHDANLSAAISDMLAEPGKHRYAVDESFRFLTLSHALLSYVSALGAHRTLINDAVTHKLVIDAYQEIHVKLDAIDKALRDEAYDPQVFDTNHIQHKLSQWRESDGTSAQMILQQLHLIHRMLPEIKTLSQTFSKSK comes from the coding sequence ATGTCAGCAAATACGCTACTCACTTTTCGCCAAATATGGGCGAGTAAAACCATCAATTACAGCCTACTGATTTTAGTCACTATGTTGGGTGTCGTAGTGCCTTGTTGGTATATGGAACAATATACGGCGATTACGCCCTTGGTATTAGGGGTGATTGCCGCCGCATTGGCAGAGACCGATGATAACTTTTGGGGTCGATTTAAAGCCTTAGTGCTGACCTTTATCTGTTTTGCCATTGCCAGTTTATCTATTGAAATACTCTACCCTTACCCATTATTTTTTGGCATTGGGCTATTTTTCTCAACCTTCGGCTTTATTATGCTGGGCGCAATTGGTTCTCGTTATGCTAGCATCGCGTTCGGCTCTTTGTTAATTGCAATTTATACTATGCTCGGCGCAAGCGAAAGCAGTAGTATTTTCACCCAACCGATCATGCTGTTAACGGGCGCAGCTTGGTATTACTTCTTATCACTGCTCTGGCAAAGCTTTTGGCCCATGCAACCGGTGCAACTGAGCTTAGCGCAAACTTTTCAGCAACTTTCATTTTATTTAAACGCTAAGAGCAGTCGTTTCCACCCTTCGATTGGCAATCACTCACAGCCAATGCGCCTTGAAGAAGCACGCTTAAACGCCAACATTGTTGAAGCGTTGGAATTGTGTCGTCATACCTTTATAAAACGTTCCAAAAAAGGGCATGTAAACGGCCCAAATGATCGATTTTTGCGCATCTACTTTTTGGCGCAAGACATCCATGAACGCTTAAGCTCTAGCCATTATCGTTATCATGATTTTGCCGCACACTTTGAACGCTCAGATGTGTTGTTTCGTTTTAAGCACTTGTTGCAAACCTATGCTCAAGAATGCCAACAAATAGCGGAAGCTACACGCTTAAATCAGCCTTATGTGCGCAGCGAAAACTCAGTCTTTGCCTTAGATGAATTGCAAGGTGCGATGACTCACCTTAAACAGCAAAATAATCCCAATTGGCAACAGCCATTAAGACAACTGCAATATTTATTTGATAACTTGTGCACCGTTGATCGCCTGTTGAACAACATCAATAACCCTAATGCACAGCCTAATGACAATGTATTGGATGATAAAACCGCTTATACCGCCAAACAAATGTGGCAGCGCATTCGCGATAACATCTCACCTTCGTCGATACTGTTTCGACATGCAGCGCGTATGTCCATTGCCTTGACTTTGGGCTACACCATTATTGAATTGTTTTCTATTGATCACGGCTTTTGGATTTTGCTAACCACTTTGTTTGTTTGTCAGCCTAATTTTAGCTCCACTAAGCAAAAGCTATTTCATCGCATCAGCGGCACTTTTGCTGGGTTAATTATTGGCGTCATCATGCTGACCTTTATCCCAGACGTGCAAGGACAGTTATTTGTCATTGTGTTATCCAGCGTGCTGTTTTTTGCGTTCCGCTTACAAAACTACGCCTACGCAACCGCGGTTATCACGGTACTGGTGCTGTTTTTGTTCTCACAACTGGGGGCGGGTTATGCGGTTATTCTGCCGCGCTTAGTGGATACCTTAATTGGCAGTATTCTGGCGGTGGGCGCGGTGTATTTTATTATGCCGGATTGGCAAGCGAAGAAAATTCCATCGCTAATGGCGAATTCCATTGCCGCCAATGACCGATATTTAGGGCAGATTATTGCCCAGTATCGAGTAGGTAAAACGGATGATCTGACTTATCGCATCGCAAGGCGCGCCGCTCACAGTCACGATGCAAACCTTAGTGCGGCTATTAGTGATATGTTGGCAGAGCCGGGAAAACATCGCTATGCCGTTGATGAGAGCTTTCGTTTCTTAACTCTTAGTCACGCACTGCTGAGCTATGTCTCCGCCCTTGGCGCGCACCGCACTTTAATTAACGATGCCGTCACCCATAAATTGGTGATTGATGCATATCAAGAAATTCATGTTAAGCTCGATGCCATTGATAAGGCGCTCAGGGATGAAGCATATGACCCTCAAGTGTTCGATACCAATCATATTCAACACAAATTGTCACAATGGCGTGAGAGCGACGGCACATCTGCACAGATGATCTTGCAACAATTGCATTTGATCCACAGAATGTTGCCAGAGATCAAAACTCTCAGCCAAACATTTTCAAAATCCAAATAG
- a CDS encoding DUF2057 family protein — translation MYKKILLTGLALSFTAPVLADVKIDLPEHVDLLLVNGAEPNVDGGFFSSSSSAILPDGENQIVFRYEPTFKQGQEFEKMSSDVIVAKFTAENQELTFQFPKYRNIREAKKFDKHPDWALIDESGNKVAFAQDKLIHHGVQFGRDFATEVMKFNTTDSAAAIATSNSLAYAAVTAAQASGTEVAVVPVASKTNNATASTANAASATTEEEMLMFWYNKADDATKARFKAYVNSQK, via the coding sequence ATGTACAAGAAAATTTTGCTAACTGGACTAGCGCTGTCATTTACGGCACCTGTGCTAGCCGACGTTAAAATCGACCTACCAGAACACGTAGATTTACTGCTTGTAAATGGAGCAGAACCGAATGTGGATGGTGGCTTTTTCTCTTCAAGCTCAAGCGCTATTTTGCCAGACGGCGAAAACCAAATCGTGTTTCGTTACGAGCCAACGTTTAAACAAGGCCAAGAGTTTGAAAAAATGAGCTCTGACGTGATCGTGGCAAAATTTACCGCTGAGAACCAAGAGTTGACCTTCCAGTTCCCGAAATATCGCAACATTCGTGAAGCAAAGAAATTTGATAAACACCCTGACTGGGCATTAATTGATGAGTCTGGCAATAAAGTGGCGTTTGCTCAAGATAAGCTGATTCACCATGGCGTGCAGTTTGGTCGTGATTTTGCCACTGAAGTCATGAAGTTCAATACCACCGACAGTGCAGCCGCCATTGCCACCAGCAACAGCCTAGCGTATGCCGCAGTTACCGCAGCGCAAGCTTCAGGTACAGAAGTTGCAGTAGTGCCTGTGGCTAGCAAAACTAACAACGCAACCGCTAGCACGGCAAACGCAGCATCAGCGACCACTGAAGAAGAAATGCTAATGTTTTGGTACAACAAAGCAGACGACGCCACTAAAGCGCGCTTCAAAGCTTACGTAAATAGCCAAAAATAG
- the glpD gene encoding glycerol-3-phosphate dehydrogenase produces the protein MDSIKTVVDKQTHQASPILDLIVVGGGINGVGIATDAVSRGLSTALFEAKDFASATSSASSKLIHGGLRYLEHYEFRLVSEALAEREVILKKAPHIAKPMRFRLPHRPYLRPAWMIRAGMYLYDYLGKRNSLPASRKISFANEDVLHNDFSVGFEYSDCWVDDARLVLLNAMQAQQNGAEINNYCTAVSASQQDGIWTVQLLDHRTGQTFTRHSRALVNATGPWVKSFITESLHSESPMGIRLIKGSHIIVPKIYPQDHAYILQNQDGRIVFTIPYLDKYTLIGTTDEEYKGDPRHVAINDGEIDYLLNVVREHFINAPHKQDILATFSGVRPLCDDESDSPQAITRDYTLTVQHASLDNSQSNAPFSAPLLSVFGGKLTTYRKLANAALEKLAPFFPEMTNSTTKTSLLPGAEDFDNQTLLTQLQQKWPNAQQSMLKRWISSYGSRALMIGEQTPELGQRFAKQLFAAEVDYLIAHEFALNSDDILYRRTKLYLEMSADEIKALERYLQNEHYN, from the coding sequence ATGGACTCAATAAAAACAGTTGTAGATAAACAAACTCACCAAGCCTCCCCCATTTTAGACCTTATTGTTGTGGGAGGTGGCATCAACGGCGTGGGTATTGCCACAGATGCAGTCAGCCGAGGTTTGTCTACCGCCCTATTTGAAGCCAAAGATTTTGCCAGTGCTACGTCATCGGCCAGCTCTAAACTTATTCACGGCGGTTTGCGCTATCTAGAGCATTATGAGTTTCGCTTGGTCTCTGAAGCCCTTGCTGAACGTGAAGTGATTCTTAAAAAAGCGCCACACATTGCCAAGCCAATGCGCTTTCGTCTACCCCATCGCCCGTATTTGCGCCCTGCTTGGATGATACGTGCTGGCATGTATCTTTATGACTATCTTGGCAAACGAAACTCTCTGCCTGCATCGCGTAAAATCTCCTTTGCTAACGAAGATGTCTTGCACAACGACTTTAGCGTCGGCTTTGAATATTCTGATTGCTGGGTGGATGATGCACGACTGGTGCTGTTAAATGCGATGCAAGCACAGCAAAATGGCGCTGAAATTAACAACTACTGCACCGCTGTCTCTGCCTCACAACAAGATGGCATTTGGACAGTGCAATTATTGGATCATAGAACGGGGCAAACCTTCACCCGTCACAGCCGAGCGTTAGTTAATGCTACTGGGCCTTGGGTGAAAAGTTTCATCACTGAAAGTTTGCACAGTGAATCGCCAATGGGGATTCGCTTAATCAAAGGTTCGCACATCATAGTGCCTAAAATCTACCCGCAAGATCACGCTTATATTTTACAAAACCAAGATGGACGCATTGTATTTACCATTCCTTATTTGGATAAATACACTTTGATTGGCACTACCGATGAAGAATATAAAGGCGACCCGCGCCACGTTGCCATCAACGATGGCGAAATAGACTATTTGTTGAATGTGGTGCGCGAGCACTTTATCAATGCCCCACACAAACAAGATATTTTAGCCACCTTTAGCGGCGTGAGGCCTTTGTGTGATGACGAGTCGGACTCGCCACAAGCCATCACCCGTGATTACACTTTGACCGTGCAACATGCCTCTCTAGATAACAGCCAAAGCAATGCGCCGTTTAGCGCGCCGCTATTGTCGGTATTTGGTGGCAAACTGACTACCTATCGAAAACTCGCCAATGCCGCATTAGAGAAGCTAGCGCCATTCTTCCCAGAAATGACCAACAGCACTACCAAAACTAGCTTACTGCCCGGCGCAGAAGACTTCGACAATCAGACACTTTTGACGCAATTACAGCAAAAATGGCCAAATGCTCAGCAAAGCATGCTAAAGCGTTGGATAAGTAGTTATGGCTCACGAGCGCTTATGATTGGTGAGCAAACTCCTGAACTGGGACAGCGCTTTGCTAAGCAGTTATTTGCAGCTGAAGTTGACTACTTAATTGCACATGAGTTTGCCTTAAATAGTGACGACATCCTCTATCGACGTACTAAACTGTATCTAGAAATGAGCGCTGATGAAATCAAAGCACTGGAACGTTATCTGCAAAATGAACACTATAACTAG
- a CDS encoding HlyD family secretion protein has protein sequence MKKYIKGYITAIILLAVAGGLAYYWHYSDLHPSTENAYVHGKTVSVAPLVQGRITKISVDDFQFVHMGDNLISVDSQPYQIAVKEAQATYQAALQQNKSQESGVNAAIAQLNEAKANLLNAQKTYKRTQVLVKKHLVPIQQADTDRTKLADAQARLHAAQASLQQAIDTQGGKGEESAAVQQAAAHLAKAELDLSYTEISAPFDGYVGDVKTHLGTFVSTGQPLFPIVKQYSQWIQANFKESQMPRLAEGQLVEITVDMYPDEVWHGKLVKISPASGSSFSLLPPENATGNWVKIGQRFPIKIEITDDLTNKPILRIGSSTQVTVDTTAGE, from the coding sequence ATGAAGAAATATATTAAAGGTTATATTACCGCTATCATTTTGCTTGCCGTTGCAGGTGGACTGGCATATTACTGGCATTACAGTGATCTTCACCCTTCCACAGAAAATGCCTACGTTCACGGTAAAACCGTCTCTGTTGCTCCCCTTGTACAAGGTCGCATCACTAAAATTTCAGTGGATGACTTCCAGTTTGTGCATATGGGCGATAATTTAATTTCTGTCGATTCACAGCCTTATCAAATTGCGGTAAAAGAAGCGCAAGCGACTTATCAAGCAGCGCTACAGCAAAATAAATCTCAAGAATCTGGCGTTAATGCCGCTATTGCTCAACTTAACGAAGCAAAAGCGAACCTATTGAACGCACAAAAAACCTATAAACGAACTCAAGTGCTGGTTAAAAAGCACTTAGTGCCAATTCAGCAAGCGGATACGGACCGCACTAAACTTGCTGATGCTCAAGCTCGTTTGCATGCCGCGCAAGCTTCGTTACAACAAGCTATTGATACTCAAGGTGGTAAAGGCGAGGAATCTGCCGCAGTGCAACAAGCTGCCGCGCATCTAGCAAAAGCGGAACTTGACTTAAGTTACACTGAAATTAGCGCACCATTTGATGGCTACGTGGGCGATGTGAAAACGCACCTAGGCACATTTGTCTCAACGGGACAGCCACTATTTCCTATCGTGAAACAATACAGTCAGTGGATCCAAGCCAACTTTAAAGAATCACAAATGCCACGTCTTGCTGAAGGCCAATTGGTTGAAATCACGGTCGATATGTACCCTGATGAAGTTTGGCATGGCAAGCTAGTGAAAATATCACCAGCAAGCGGCAGCAGTTTTTCTCTACTTCCTCCAGAAAATGCCACTGGCAACTGGGTGAAAATAGGTCAACGTTTCCCAATAAAAATTGAAATTACCGACGATTTAACCAACAAACCTATTTTAAGAATCGGCTCTAGTACCCAAGTCACAGTGGATACGACGGCTGGAGAATAG